In Thiospirochaeta perfilievii, a single window of DNA contains:
- a CDS encoding carbohydrate ABC transporter permease, with translation MKKQYLAKRLSVRRSNDEKVWILLFLLPTLVFYGLFVVWPLLASLYYSFFQWDGFTPKPSYFIGFRNYIDVLQDEYFWNAGKNTLVFVLGNNLVKLPLTLVIAFVLNNVLKRGSNVYRALFFLPVVSSTAIIGVVMQFILNPTFGPVNNILSMLNITSSPIDFLGLKKVVLPAIMSVEIWHYTGQYIVYWMAGLQTVPASLYEAADIDGASGFQKFTKITVPVMKPFIVIISFIGIVMSLRVFDIVKTMTNGGPNFASEVIGTFIYKNSFGAITPKYGYSSAVAIIFGILLIVVGMLQAKAYSKSSDERKSY, from the coding sequence ATGAAGAAACAGTATTTAGCTAAACGCTTATCTGTAAGAAGAAGTAATGATGAAAAAGTGTGGATTTTACTTTTTCTATTACCTACTCTAGTTTTTTACGGACTATTTGTTGTCTGGCCACTTTTAGCCAGCCTATATTATTCCTTTTTTCAATGGGATGGATTTACTCCTAAACCGAGCTATTTTATAGGCTTTAGGAATTATATTGATGTACTACAAGATGAGTATTTCTGGAATGCTGGGAAAAACACCCTTGTCTTTGTTTTAGGAAACAATCTTGTAAAACTTCCTTTAACTTTAGTTATAGCTTTTGTGCTAAACAACGTTTTAAAGAGGGGTTCTAACGTATATCGTGCACTATTTTTCCTACCTGTTGTATCTTCTACAGCAATAATCGGAGTAGTAATGCAGTTTATCTTAAACCCTACCTTCGGACCAGTTAATAATATTCTATCAATGTTGAACATAACATCTTCACCAATAGATTTTCTAGGACTAAAAAAGGTTGTACTACCAGCAATTATGTCAGTTGAGATTTGGCATTATACTGGACAATACATTGTTTATTGGATGGCCGGACTACAGACTGTTCCTGCATCCTTGTATGAAGCTGCTGATATAGATGGTGCCAGTGGTTTTCAAAAGTTTACAAAAATCACAGTTCCTGTAATGAAACCATTTATTGTAATTATATCCTTTATTGGTATCGTTATGTCACTACGTGTTTTTGATATTGTCAAAACAATGACCAATGGAGGTCCAAACTTCGCGTCAGAAGTTATAGGTACATTTATATACAAAAATTCTTTTGGTGCAATTACACCAAAATATGGTTATTCATCAGCAGTAGCTATTATATTTGGGATACTTTTGATTGTAGTAGGAATGCTACAGGCTAAAGCTTATAGCAAGTCTAGCGATGAACGAAAAAGCTATTAG
- a CDS encoding carbohydrate ABC transporter permease has product MIKIKGKSIHQIIIHIVLLIICAVHLYPMLWIGGASLKTNTEIWDNSAGILPEVPQFNNYVRAFQQANFVSYFGNTILFAAGVVIIMLILASTSGYVLSRFEFPLKKFLMGIIMFTMLIPRATTIIPLFTLVRDLGLMNTRLGYILAFTSKSITLAVILFMGFYTGIPKEMEESGKINGCSFIQQFVYIIFPLTKPIIASVAILNTIGAWKEFFIPLVFTLTKPELRTLSVGMYAFVGEHSTDWAGMTAAASISILPMVVVFLAFQRYFIDGLAGSVKG; this is encoded by the coding sequence ATGATTAAAATTAAAGGAAAAAGCATTCATCAAATAATTATACATATAGTATTACTTATTATCTGTGCTGTTCATCTATATCCCATGTTATGGATCGGAGGAGCTTCATTAAAAACCAATACGGAGATTTGGGATAATAGCGCAGGAATATTACCAGAAGTTCCCCAGTTTAATAACTATGTTCGTGCATTTCAACAGGCGAATTTTGTATCATATTTTGGTAATACAATTCTATTTGCAGCTGGTGTAGTTATCATTATGTTAATTTTAGCCTCAACTAGTGGTTATGTATTATCCAGATTCGAGTTCCCACTTAAAAAGTTTCTTATGGGAATTATTATGTTTACAATGCTAATTCCAAGGGCAACGACTATTATACCTCTCTTTACTTTAGTTAGAGATTTAGGGCTAATGAATACCAGACTAGGTTACATTTTAGCTTTTACAAGTAAAAGTATAACACTAGCAGTTATTCTTTTTATGGGATTTTATACAGGGATCCCTAAGGAGATGGAAGAGTCAGGGAAGATTAATGGTTGCTCCTTTATTCAGCAGTTTGTATATATTATTTTCCCTTTAACAAAACCTATTATTGCATCTGTAGCTATATTAAATACAATCGGGGCATGGAAAGAGTTTTTCATTCCCTTAGTTTTCACACTAACAAAGCCTGAATTACGAACACTATCCGTTGGGATGTATGCCTTTGTTGGAGAACATAGTACAGATTGGGCAGGAATGACTGCTGCTGCATCTATATCAATTTTACCAATGGTTGTGGTATTTCTAGCTTTTCAACGTTATTTCATTGATGGTTTAGCCGGTTCTGTAAAGGGTTAA
- a CDS encoding ABC transporter substrate-binding protein, translating to MNKKNVILLLLSVFMCGAIFANGQNESSESTGKSTVTIWHWDGAGIEKFYKPMAEKFEMANPDIDVEFVAVAQDQYGQSLALSITSGAGPDLFWYQPENDPRVLVDQNQVLPIDDYVDADFLSQFDQRLLVEGAMKYDGKLYSLPYENRFLKLHGMMFYNKAVLAKAGYSEDDIPKTFSELLEVATDISKKGNGEYYGIAMPGNPSADFHRILNGLLTTAAPASGDIRYGTVGFDEKSGKFKLDSEGHKMVAQLLIDLSKNGALAPGWASMKTTAARALFGQDQAAFYFGGTWIPRVVGGEYPSLDLGVAEAPVPDSGRKAYRYMSLYNGSVYMNANTKNAAASAKVFKWLHSKEFATAYFNEVGEFPGNQAAELTSATKLQKDFMQIAKDYVKTYPDPKVENPAVGLVAWPEVNPTRWDVFAGALIEEDINAFDKLAKQWNEKMQEALERNIEKANSEGDNVTLDDYKFPSWDYMSDY from the coding sequence ATGAACAAAAAAAATGTAATTTTATTACTGTTGTCTGTTTTTATGTGTGGAGCAATTTTTGCAAATGGTCAAAATGAATCTTCAGAATCTACAGGTAAATCAACTGTTACTATTTGGCATTGGGATGGTGCAGGAATTGAAAAATTTTACAAACCTATGGCTGAGAAATTTGAAATGGCAAATCCTGACATTGATGTTGAGTTTGTAGCAGTAGCTCAAGATCAGTATGGACAAAGTTTAGCTCTATCTATTACAAGTGGTGCTGGACCAGACCTTTTTTGGTATCAACCGGAGAATGACCCTAGAGTTTTAGTTGATCAAAATCAGGTTCTTCCAATAGATGACTATGTGGATGCCGACTTTTTAAGCCAGTTTGATCAACGATTATTAGTTGAAGGAGCTATGAAGTATGACGGTAAGTTATATTCACTACCTTATGAAAACAGATTTCTTAAACTTCATGGAATGATGTTCTATAACAAAGCAGTATTAGCAAAAGCTGGATACAGCGAAGATGATATACCTAAAACTTTCTCAGAACTTCTAGAAGTAGCTACGGACATTAGTAAAAAAGGAAATGGTGAATACTATGGTATAGCTATGCCAGGAAACCCTTCTGCTGATTTCCACCGTATCCTTAATGGTCTACTTACTACAGCAGCACCAGCTTCTGGAGATATTCGTTATGGAACAGTTGGTTTTGATGAGAAAAGTGGTAAATTCAAGCTTGATAGTGAAGGCCATAAAATGGTAGCACAGTTATTAATTGACTTATCTAAAAATGGTGCACTTGCTCCAGGTTGGGCTTCAATGAAGACAACTGCTGCTAGAGCTCTATTTGGTCAGGACCAAGCTGCTTTCTACTTTGGAGGAACATGGATTCCACGTGTAGTTGGTGGAGAGTATCCAAGCTTAGACTTAGGTGTTGCAGAAGCTCCAGTTCCTGATTCAGGAAGAAAAGCATATAGATATATGAGTCTTTATAATGGATCAGTATATATGAATGCAAATACTAAAAATGCAGCAGCTTCTGCAAAAGTATTTAAATGGCTTCACTCAAAAGAATTTGCAACAGCATATTTTAATGAAGTTGGAGAATTCCCTGGAAATCAAGCTGCAGAATTAACTTCTGCAACTAAGTTACAGAAAGATTTTATGCAGATAGCAAAAGATTATGTTAAAACTTACCCTGATCCGAAGGTTGAAAATCCAGCAGTTGGTCTTGTTGCATGGCCTGAAGTTAACCCTACAAGATGGGACGTTTTTGCAGGGGCTTTAATAGAAGAAGATATTAATGCTTTTGATAAATTAGCAAAACAATGGAATGAAAAAATGCAAGAAGCATTAGAAAGAAATATCGAGAAAGCTAATTCCGAAGGAGATAATGTAACTTTAGATGACTACAAGTTCCCTTCTTGGGATTATATGAGTGATTATTAA
- a CDS encoding glycoside hydrolase family 88 protein, with amino-acid sequence MKLKQEDIHWIDDVYSRIEKKVEWSSNSIDCTFPFVSVNGKYQDFNGDRFLPAWWTNSFWTGLLWQMYRKTDNKNYRELAEIQEEKLDPAFQEYDTLHHDVGFLWTLSSVASYKITGNEQSRRRAMLAASTLFSRFNLKGNFIRAWNGNKNGWVIIDSLMNLSLLYWASEQAKDPRFKEIAMAHADTAINYLQRPDGSVNHIISFNDKTGEFIEAVDGQGFSPDSSWSRGQGWAVYGFALSYRHTGETRYLHAAKNAANYVIANICDDWIPRVDFRSPILEGNDKDSSAGAIIAAGLLEIASHLPEYEKDIYNNAAVKILKALDKNVSSWGTEEEGILLHGTQAYHHKPTLYPNDTPIIYGDYFFIEAILRLKGEEELFW; translated from the coding sequence ATGAAACTAAAACAAGAAGATATTCATTGGATAGATGATGTCTATAGCCGTATAGAGAAAAAGGTAGAGTGGTCAAGTAATAGTATTGACTGCACCTTTCCTTTTGTCTCTGTAAATGGGAAATATCAAGACTTTAATGGTGATAGATTTCTTCCTGCATGGTGGACAAACTCTTTTTGGACTGGTCTTTTATGGCAAATGTATCGTAAAACAGATAATAAAAATTACCGAGAATTAGCAGAAATACAAGAGGAGAAACTAGACCCTGCATTTCAGGAGTATGACACTCTACACCACGATGTAGGTTTTTTATGGACATTATCTAGTGTAGCATCCTATAAAATTACAGGAAATGAACAATCTAGACGAAGAGCAATGTTAGCTGCGAGTACATTATTCTCTCGTTTTAATTTAAAAGGTAATTTTATTCGAGCATGGAATGGAAATAAAAATGGTTGGGTAATAATTGACAGCTTAATGAATCTTTCACTTCTTTATTGGGCATCAGAACAGGCAAAAGATCCTAGGTTTAAAGAAATTGCTATGGCCCATGCTGATACTGCAATTAATTATTTACAAAGACCTGATGGTTCTGTTAATCATATAATTTCATTTAATGATAAAACCGGTGAATTTATAGAAGCTGTTGACGGGCAAGGTTTTTCTCCAGACTCATCATGGTCTAGAGGCCAGGGCTGGGCAGTATATGGCTTTGCTCTTAGTTACCGTCATACAGGCGAAACTAGATACTTACATGCTGCTAAAAATGCTGCTAATTATGTTATAGCAAATATATGTGATGATTGGATTCCGCGAGTAGATTTTAGATCACCAATCTTAGAAGGGAATGACAAGGATAGTAGTGCCGGAGCTATAATTGCTGCTGGTTTATTAGAGATAGCTTCCCATCTACCTGAGTATGAAAAAGATATATACAATAATGCTGCAGTTAAAATTCTTAAAGCCTTAGACAAAAATGTTAGCTCTTGGGGAACTGAAGAAGAGGGAATCCTATTACACGGAACCCAAGCATATCATCATAAACCGACACTTTATCCAAATGATACACCAATAATTTATGGAGATTACTTTTTTATAGAGGCAATCTTACGTTTAAAAGGCGAAGAAGAGCTTTTCTGGTAA
- a CDS encoding DUF7402 domain-containing protein, protein MNIKLTDRLGMLRKEVSGNTEALLTLNSPFGFEDEIHIKTTPKSFVTIELDKYIKPATIYTISGNIKYVIPVNWKLKAYHPDAFTQEDIAIKVSIPSNNFINSRRNLAFNSLDKRWDTGYFPHASANVVTRDEPWFEAKNAIDGVINQDGHGVYPYHSWGGGLREDLEFTLEFGRTVVIDEIRLYLRADFKDNHDIHWESGVLEFSDGHEMSVKMTGTKEADCITFEPRKVTWIKLHHLKREISAAFSALTQIEVFGNEV, encoded by the coding sequence TTGAACATAAAATTAACAGACCGACTTGGAATGCTTAGGAAAGAAGTATCAGGTAATACTGAGGCTTTATTAACATTAAACAGCCCTTTTGGGTTTGAGGATGAGATCCATATAAAAACAACACCAAAATCTTTTGTTACTATAGAGTTAGATAAGTATATTAAACCTGCAACCATATATACTATATCAGGTAACATTAAATATGTGATTCCTGTTAACTGGAAGCTAAAAGCCTACCATCCTGATGCATTTACTCAAGAAGATATCGCTATTAAGGTTTCAATACCTTCAAATAATTTCATAAACTCAAGAAGGAATTTGGCTTTTAATAGTCTGGATAAGAGGTGGGATACAGGATATTTCCCCCATGCTAGTGCAAATGTTGTTACTAGAGACGAACCTTGGTTTGAAGCAAAAAATGCTATTGATGGTGTTATCAATCAAGATGGACATGGAGTTTATCCTTACCACTCATGGGGAGGAGGTTTAAGGGAGGACTTAGAATTTACACTAGAGTTTGGACGTACAGTGGTAATTGATGAAATTAGGCTCTACCTTAGAGCTGACTTTAAAGATAATCATGATATCCACTGGGAATCTGGAGTGTTAGAATTTTCTGACGGCCATGAAATGAGTGTTAAAATGACTGGTACAAAAGAAGCTGACTGTATAACTTTTGAGCCTAGAAAAGTTACTTGGATTAAACTACATCACTTAAAACGTGAAATTTCTGCTGCTTTTTCAGCCTTAACTCAAATTGAAGTATTTGGTAACGAAGTATAA
- a CDS encoding sensor histidine kinase, with product MIRSIRVKFVTIFSVLILLPLLIVGIVFTNLYKSQIEYKAVDDQKNYLLSIKNHIERRAENETFDIVETRIKSVKYTLIVVTDKCYPINLINPQITLNKIDYNKIIESDKGIITLEGKRYFSSWLHIPSLNLDLISLLPYRNVATEIIPIQLITAIVIIIALILAVFAGLYISKNIVSKIESVNKHVFRIASGDYSKESSKNSHDEFETLNSSLNVLADNFLIKIRELEHLNSELDSVIELRTLIINLLSKKSTNPITYLYNTSFDMLQQNWENPDFKLLYNSSRDLKSLNENMMALLKLDEGLKPENNMDINLVELTRLIILNFEVYSHDKNIELVDEFSPIEKVNSDNELLKIILSNLIGNAIKFSEMNSNIYIKTYMDSKNIYWEMIDSGPGFSKDDLKDIFKKFKILSAKPTGGEDTVGLGLYLVKKLCDQLNITITAPTNSISGGAVFKISFPRREPNLY from the coding sequence ATGATTAGATCCATAAGAGTTAAATTTGTAACTATTTTTTCAGTATTAATACTACTTCCACTTTTAATTGTGGGAATAGTTTTTACAAATTTATACAAAAGTCAAATAGAGTACAAAGCTGTAGATGATCAAAAAAATTATCTACTCTCTATAAAAAATCATATAGAGAGAAGAGCAGAAAATGAAACATTTGATATTGTAGAAACTAGAATAAAAAGTGTTAAGTATACTCTAATTGTAGTAACAGATAAGTGTTATCCCATTAACTTAATAAATCCCCAAATAACACTAAATAAAATCGACTATAATAAAATTATAGAGTCAGATAAAGGTATAATAACATTGGAAGGAAAGAGATATTTCTCATCATGGTTACATATACCGTCTTTAAACTTAGATCTTATAAGTCTACTACCATATAGGAACGTTGCCACTGAAATTATACCTATACAATTAATAACTGCTATTGTTATAATTATTGCACTTATCTTAGCAGTGTTTGCAGGCCTATATATATCTAAAAATATAGTCTCAAAAATAGAGAGTGTAAATAAACATGTTTTTAGAATAGCTAGTGGAGACTACTCCAAAGAGAGTAGTAAAAATAGTCATGATGAGTTTGAGACATTAAATAGCAGCCTTAATGTTTTAGCAGATAATTTTCTGATAAAAATTAGGGAGCTTGAACATTTAAACAGTGAACTAGATAGTGTCATTGAGCTTAGAACATTAATAATAAATCTTTTAAGCAAAAAATCTACAAACCCAATAACATACCTATACAATACATCATTTGATATGTTGCAGCAAAACTGGGAAAACCCTGACTTTAAACTTTTGTATAACTCCTCTAGAGATCTTAAATCTTTAAATGAAAATATGATGGCACTTTTAAAATTAGATGAAGGGTTAAAACCAGAAAATAATATGGATATAAACTTAGTAGAGTTGACTCGTTTAATAATATTAAATTTTGAAGTATACTCCCATGATAAAAATATAGAGTTAGTTGATGAGTTTTCACCTATAGAGAAAGTAAATAGTGACAATGAATTATTAAAAATAATATTATCTAATCTTATTGGAAACGCAATTAAATTCTCAGAGATGAACTCCAATATATATATTAAGACTTATATGGATAGTAAAAATATATATTGGGAAATGATTGATTCAGGTCCAGGTTTTTCTAAGGATGACTTAAAAGATATATTCAAAAAGTTTAAAATTCTATCTGCTAAACCAACAGGAGGAGAAGACACTGTTGGACTTGGCCTTTATTTAGTAAAAAAGTTATGTGATCAATTAAATATAACAATTACAGCACCAACAAATAGTATTAGTGGTGGTGCTGTTTTTAAAATTAGCTTTCCTAGAAGAGAACCCAATCTTTATTAG
- a CDS encoding alpha-amylase family glycosyl hydrolase — MGSKLDIPNGVMLNAYPDSLGGNLANINRVLKREELKGVFSSFYILPTLFESDLDRGFSVKSYNLNEDIVEPEDLEELKSMDINLKLDFVLNHLSVQSPQFRDILEKGDKSQYVDLFLDWNKFWDGNGELGSEGYIIPHEKYLSKLFMRKPGFPILKVPFPDGSFRFYWNTFYQSVIEPTLEGEKTKYLGQMDLNAKSPGVWEFYEDTFKKLSNYGAKIVRLDAFAYLHKEIGYSNFFNEPGTWDYLSRIKEIADRYNLVLLPEIHSKYEDKLHLKLAEKGYPIYDFFFPGLVIDMIESKNSEHLLSWVDEIVTEGLTTFNMLGCHDGIPLLDVKGLLNDQRIDQLMSIVKERGGRVKDLFGPDGKKISYYQINATFFSALGEEENKLLLARAIQIFMPGTPIVWYLDLFAGKNDIWAADNIGHKDINRTNLTTREIEDKLQDRVVLEQLRILNFRNTNRAFKNSPLLDVETSNVKRPIFKWSNGEFKAKLTIDLEENSFVIESKEPNKDWVLF, encoded by the coding sequence ATGGGAAGTAAGTTAGATATACCAAATGGAGTAATGTTAAATGCCTATCCCGATAGTTTAGGTGGAAATTTAGCTAATATAAACAGAGTTCTTAAAAGAGAGGAGTTAAAGGGTGTCTTTTCATCATTTTATATACTTCCTACACTGTTTGAATCGGATCTAGATCGTGGCTTTTCTGTTAAGAGTTACAATTTAAATGAGGATATTGTAGAACCAGAGGATCTTGAAGAGTTAAAATCCATGGATATTAATCTAAAACTAGATTTTGTTTTAAATCATCTCTCTGTTCAGTCTCCCCAATTTAGAGATATTTTAGAAAAGGGGGATAAATCCCAGTATGTAGACCTTTTTTTAGATTGGAATAAATTTTGGGATGGAAATGGTGAGTTAGGATCTGAAGGGTATATTATCCCCCATGAGAAGTATCTATCTAAACTATTTATGAGAAAACCAGGCTTTCCAATTTTAAAAGTTCCATTCCCAGATGGTAGCTTTAGATTTTATTGGAATACCTTTTATCAAAGTGTTATCGAGCCGACATTAGAGGGTGAGAAAACTAAATATCTTGGTCAGATGGACTTAAATGCTAAATCCCCAGGAGTTTGGGAGTTCTATGAAGATACATTTAAGAAGTTAAGTAATTATGGGGCTAAAATAGTAAGACTTGATGCTTTTGCGTATCTTCATAAAGAGATTGGTTATAGTAACTTTTTTAATGAACCTGGAACATGGGACTATCTCTCAAGGATTAAGGAGATCGCTGATAGATATAATCTTGTTCTCTTACCAGAGATACACTCTAAGTATGAGGATAAGTTACACCTAAAACTTGCAGAGAAGGGGTATCCTATTTATGACTTTTTCTTCCCTGGTCTAGTCATAGATATGATTGAATCAAAGAATTCAGAACACCTTTTAAGTTGGGTTGATGAGATTGTAACAGAGGGGCTTACAACATTTAATATGCTTGGTTGTCACGACGGAATTCCTCTTTTAGATGTAAAAGGCCTACTAAATGATCAGAGAATTGATCAGTTAATGAGTATAGTCAAAGAGAGGGGAGGGCGAGTTAAAGATCTTTTTGGACCAGATGGGAAAAAAATATCATATTACCAAATTAATGCAACTTTTTTCAGTGCTCTTGGAGAAGAGGAAAATAAATTATTGTTAGCCAGAGCTATTCAAATTTTTATGCCAGGGACACCTATAGTTTGGTACTTAGATCTTTTTGCAGGGAAAAATGATATTTGGGCTGCGGATAACATTGGCCATAAGGACATTAATAGAACAAATCTAACCACTAGAGAGATTGAAGACAAATTACAAGATAGAGTTGTATTAGAGCAGTTAAGGATATTAAATTTTAGAAATACAAACAGAGCATTTAAAAACTCTCCACTATTGGATGTTGAAACATCCAATGTTAAAAGGCCAATATTTAAATGGTCTAACGGAGAGTTTAAGGCTAAATTAACAATAGATTTAGAAGAAAATAGTTTTGTTATAGAATCAAAGGAACCTAATAAAGATTGGGTTCTCTTCTAG
- a CDS encoding adenylyl-sulfate kinase produces the protein MEEKIIPGDMPGDKVEINNTHINRAEVLFPHLLENINKLNRDKVVISVYGGSGVGKSEIGSLLSHYLREEGLETYLLSGDNYPHRIPKENDRERENRFREAGLVALSLEKDFEDSWSSRLKESWESGVELNDEFYNIYFEAGESALREYLGTEKEINFRLINSIISRFLNNETSIPLKRMGREIDDLWFEKVDFKNIKVLIIEWTHGNNNLLNGVDIPIFLFSTPKETLEHRLSRGRDKGVDSPFTNLVLSLEQEKLNSQADRASLIISKSGELLSLEDFKLRSME, from the coding sequence TTGGAAGAAAAAATAATACCAGGAGATATGCCTGGGGATAAGGTTGAGATTAATAATACACATATAAATAGAGCTGAAGTTCTATTCCCCCACTTATTAGAAAATATTAATAAACTAAATCGGGACAAAGTTGTAATCTCTGTTTATGGGGGCTCTGGAGTTGGCAAATCTGAGATTGGAAGTCTTCTTTCCCACTATTTAAGGGAGGAAGGTTTGGAGACTTATCTTTTATCCGGGGATAATTACCCCCACAGAATTCCTAAAGAGAATGACCGAGAGCGTGAGAACCGGTTTAGAGAGGCTGGATTAGTGGCTCTATCCCTTGAGAAGGACTTTGAAGATAGTTGGAGTTCCAGGTTAAAAGAGAGTTGGGAAAGTGGGGTAGAGTTAAATGATGAATTCTATAATATTTACTTCGAAGCGGGAGAGAGTGCTTTAAGGGAGTATTTAGGTACCGAAAAAGAGATAAATTTTAGACTTATAAACTCTATTATTAGTAGATTTTTAAATAATGAAACTTCAATTCCCCTTAAGAGGATGGGGCGAGAAATAGACGATTTATGGTTTGAGAAGGTCGATTTTAAAAATATAAAGGTTCTAATTATTGAGTGGACCCATGGGAATAATAATCTTCTTAACGGGGTAGATATCCCAATCTTTTTATTTAGCACACCTAAAGAGACCTTAGAGCACAGGCTCAGCCGTGGACGGGATAAGGGGGTTGATTCCCCATTTACTAATCTGGTTCTATCCCTTGAGCAGGAGAAATTGAATAGCCAAGCAGATAGAGCAAGCTTGATAATTTCTAAGAGTGGGGAACTATTAAGTTTAGAAGATTTTAAATTAAGGTCTATGGAGTAG
- a CDS encoding alpha-glucosidase, which yields MYWKNSVVYQIYPRSFLDSNSDGIGDIQGIISKLDYLENLGVDILWICPVYDSPMDDNGYDISDYYNIAKEFGTLEDMKKLIYEAGKRGLKIIMDLVINHTSDEHSWFLESKSSLLSSKREWYIWADPDKNGDPPSNIKSIFGGSSWEFDEKTKQYYFHVFSKKQPCLNWNNREVRTQLYKMINWWLDLGISGFRVDAITYIKKSDRIFNPSNTNDIHCNDVCLNQNGIDKWLNELKLFGFENGEVMTVAEAPGVQGDNLLKYTGSSGFFSMIFTFDHVDLDLKDGGLWNDPKNWGIKELRKALFSTQKLLDNSGWPALYFENHDQPRSINKYFPEKSISIYTKKLLAMLLFFQKGTPFIYQGQEIGMTNVKYDSIEKYKDIASVNQYNECILSGFTKNDALKVLWNRSRDNSRTPMQWSREINAGFSKIKPWIEINENYTYINVEDQLINSKSLLHFYRSLIKLRKSSEYRDLIIYGKFIPLLQNSQNLISFKREYKNKYLIFICNFSDKEVPYNPDCGIDKVVVSNYETWDILLQFNRLRAYETVVYIAK from the coding sequence TTGTATTGGAAGAATTCTGTGGTTTATCAAATTTATCCTAGAAGTTTTTTAGATAGTAATAGTGATGGTATAGGGGATATTCAAGGTATAATTTCTAAATTAGACTATTTAGAAAATCTTGGAGTTGATATCCTTTGGATCTGTCCTGTTTATGATTCTCCTATGGATGATAATGGATACGATATCTCAGACTATTACAATATTGCCAAGGAATTTGGAACCCTTGAAGATATGAAGAAACTTATATATGAGGCGGGTAAAAGGGGCCTAAAAATAATAATGGATCTTGTAATAAATCATACAAGCGATGAGCATAGTTGGTTCCTTGAGTCTAAGTCATCCCTTTTAAGTAGTAAAAGAGAGTGGTATATCTGGGCTGATCCTGATAAAAATGGAGACCCCCCTTCAAATATAAAATCTATCTTTGGTGGATCATCCTGGGAGTTTGATGAAAAAACTAAACAATACTATTTCCATGTGTTTTCTAAGAAACAGCCCTGTTTAAATTGGAACAATAGGGAAGTTCGGACCCAGTTATATAAAATGATTAATTGGTGGTTAGATTTAGGAATAAGTGGTTTTAGGGTTGACGCTATAACGTATATAAAAAAGAGCGATCGTATTTTTAATCCCTCTAATACTAATGATATTCATTGTAACGATGTCTGCTTAAATCAAAATGGAATTGATAAATGGTTAAATGAGTTAAAGTTGTTTGGATTTGAAAATGGGGAAGTTATGACAGTAGCAGAAGCCCCAGGGGTTCAAGGAGATAACCTATTAAAATATACAGGAAGTAGTGGCTTTTTTAGTATGATTTTTACATTTGATCACGTAGATCTAGATCTTAAAGATGGAGGGTTATGGAACGATCCTAAAAATTGGGGTATTAAAGAACTACGGAAAGCTCTATTTTCTACCCAAAAGCTGTTAGATAATAGTGGCTGGCCTGCCCTCTATTTCGAGAACCATGATCAACCAAGATCCATAAATAAGTATTTTCCAGAAAAAAGTATAAGTATTTACACAAAAAAATTATTAGCGATGTTACTTTTTTTCCAAAAAGGGACACCTTTTATATATCAAGGCCAAGAGATTGGAATGACAAATGTAAAGTATGATTCAATAGAAAAATATAAGGATATTGCATCGGTCAATCAGTATAATGAGTGCATTCTTAGTGGTTTTACAAAAAATGATGCACTTAAGGTTTTGTGGAATAGAAGTCGAGATAATAGCCGCACTCCTATGCAGTGGAGTAGGGAAATCAATGCTGGTTTTTCAAAGATAAAACCCTGGATTGAGATTAATGAGAACTATACATATATAAATGTGGAAGATCAACTTATTAATAGTAAATCCTTACTGCACTTTTATCGATCTTTAATAAAATTAAGAAAAAGTAGTGAGTATCGGGACCTAATAATCTATGGAAAATTTATTCCTCTATTGCAGAACTCCCAGAATCTTATATCATTTAAACGGGAGTATAAAAATAAATACCTAATTTTTATATGTAATTTTTCGGATAAGGAAGTCCCATATAATCCTGATTGTGGTATTGATAAGGTAGTTGTTAGTAACTATGAGACTTGGGATATTTTATTACAGTTTAATAGGTTACGAGCTTACGAAACAGTTGTTTATATAGCTAAATAG